Part of the Primulina huaijiensis isolate GDHJ02 chromosome 15, ASM1229523v2, whole genome shotgun sequence genome is shown below.
TATCCATGTGATTAATAGAGGTAACTCCACAACGTCTCATTCTATTAAATCACAACCAATTTTGTCACATTAACCAAAATTCATAATACAATGTAAAGGGTCTCATACTGGATGggaggaaaaaataaaaagatgcaAGTAACATTGCTTAAAAAGTCAACCTGGCCTTGCTTTTCAAGCACCGTGTCCTTCCAAttattgaaaatgaaaatataagcAATCAAATTCATTGATATACAGATGCTAACCTCTTTCACACTTAAGGCAGCTCCACCTCTAGAATCTCCGTCTAACTTTGTTAAAATGGCACCAGTAATTCCAATTTCAACATTGAATGTCGTCACTAAGGCTAAAATATGATCAAAGGTCAACTTCAGTTAAAgattaaacaaaaaattcatGTTCCCAACAAGATCAGCATTCAATTGCCTAAATAAGTTTTACAAAATGATTCTGAATATCTAGGCAGATGACATGAGGATAGCATACTATCTCAGATCTAATTCAGTCGATAAACTTAGATGATGACACATGTATGTGACCGCAATAAAGGCGGTAAAAGACAGTTAGGAGATGGCGTTAGCAATATTACTGCTATTGACTTTTCTGCGCGTGGCATAAATAGTCCCTCAACAAATATTTATGCCAAACAAATAATAAGGCACGGTGATTAGTTTTATGTTCTTTTCAATGACAGAGTTCGGTGTATTTCTCATTAAACCTTAAATCTTGTCGAGGATGATTTGACTCATTAACAAGCATTTATACCTGCAGCTTCTTGGCCAGTCATTGCATCCACAACAAGCAGAACTTCAGTGGGATTCAGTACCCTTTTAACTTCTTTTAGTTCATCCATCATAGTTTTGTCAATCTGAAGAGAATTGAAATTAACTTACAGATTGATTTACTCTGAAGACATTGCATGTAAAGATATTTTCAAGTCACTCCTCAACTAATTCACCTGAAGTCTTCCAGCAGTATCCATTATGATCACATCTACGTTCTTTTTCCTGGCCTCTTGCAAGCCTAGCCTAGCTATTTCTGCAGGTTTGATATCAGTTCCTGCTGCATAAACAGGTACCCCAACCTGTTCAAAACTTTTAAGTGAATGATTTTATTAAGGAAAGTatgtgaaaataaatataagttGACAAATGTATATGTGAAATAGCATGTAGTATTTAAAATTGGTTGCAATGCTATTCAGCATTTAGCACAACTTGaatctattttttaaataataattcatttaGAAGGACCTtggaaaatatttgaaatgaattCCGAGGACTCCCTGCCCACCATGATCTCACATACGGTACCACAACTTATTGCATTAAACACTCAAGAAACACAACATCTATGATGGAAAAGCATGCTTGAGAATGCAACATATAGACACAACATGAATAAACAATGTCACGCCCCGCGCCCGGAGCAGGTGACACGGCAACATCCTCAAAAGTCATGGTTAAACTTTTCTAAATGTTTGAGCCTCCGAggcacaaaaattcaaaaaaaaagtcTATTTTACTATAAAATCCAAATCAGATATTTACAACTCATAACTTTAAATAGCAGcagaacattaaaaaaatatatgctaTGAAAATAAGCCAAATACATGGTACAAAAATCCTCAAGTCATCTTCGCATAATTCTACTATCTCCAAAACTTTGTTTGTTCATGGTCCTCGACATCATTCTTGCTCTTATTTTCTTGAAAGGATGAGTAATATGATCATCACTCATCACTCAGCAATCAAGCGAGAGTGGAATAATTCccgatttttataaaaataacattCTCAAGTAGCAGTAAATAAAACAAGATAAgaattatatatgtatacataACTTCACAATAAAAACATACCAGAACTTAAACATATAACTAAGCTAATTTCTTTCATAATAATTCAGAAATAGAATGAATAGAAATGAGCACTGAAAATCTGCTAATTTCCTCATAgatactgatatcagtcccatTTATATTACAAATTTAAGTGGTGATACCATGTTATTGGTTATAATCTCACTGCATCAGGACCATAACTTAACGCAATTCATAATTTCCTTATGATCATTGGTCCCCTGTATGTTACTCCTCTAAAGGGTGAGACCATATTATCGGTTATAATCCACAACATCAGGGCCATAACATCAGTTCACCGACCGAATAAAAGGTCTAAAAACCTCGTAACAACGGTTTCCCACCCTATCAGGGTCAGACCAGCGGTTATAATCCCACCGTATTGGGGTCTGACCAGCGGGCCACAACATGacataatttggaaaattcaTTTCTACTTAGAGTTTGATTATTAACAGTGCTCATAATCATGTTCTTATTTTAGAAAATCAGAATGTGCACAATTTTAAATCCATGAGAGCATACTCAATCGATTTAAggcataaaatatattttagaacAAATCCAACTTATAAAACAAGTATGCGAAAATtcatatgatatatataaacCCACTTACCAAATAGAGAATGATTCCTAGACGTGTTTGACGATATTCTTCATAAGAAAGCCTCCTATAGCTGATTCTTTTGTTTGTCTAGATTGTCTAACTTGACACTAGAATCACACTATAATTTTGATGGTGTGTTTTGCTTAAAATAACCTATGGGGTATATATAGATGAATGGATATGCAACTAGTAactcacatcataaaatttcgATATAACGACCATAAACTCAAATTATAATTCTATGTTTATGCCTATTAGATCTAGAATTTATGGCATTTTATGATCGTCATTATTTCTTCATTATTGTAAATTGTAGACCTTTTGCATAACATTCCCTAGCTAACaagaacataaaatatatatattaataacaaAAACATGACATAATAACAATATTGACATCTTAAATTGTTTGGCAAAGAAATATGCTATAACCGGTTAGTACCTGTTCACCTAAAATAACCAACTGGTCGATAGCAGCAGGTCTGTAAACATCCCCAGCAACAAGCATGCAACTCTTCCCCTGTTAGTGATGCCATACTTGCTCAGTAAGGTTTGGGAGAACATAATAATGAAAAACAATTTGTAGGTTGAGAGAGGTTATggcacaaaaataaaaatttataaactaCACCTGCtttttaagatataaagctAGTTTTGCACAGACAGTTGTTTTTCCAACACCTTGCAATCCAGCCAACAGAATTACAGTTGGTTTAGATTTTGAAAAAACCAGCTCAGAAACTTCTCCTCCCATTAGTTGAACGAGCTCGTCACTCACAATCTACGTCAACCAAAAATCAAGTTATAACAGCTCCAACTTCCACATGATGTtcaataaatcatatttttgttgattaCACATAAATGATTGATAATCAGCTCAATACTGCATTTAGGCACATTCTGATATTTTAAGAAATGATTGTAACTGTACCAAACATCTTAGACAACTTGCACTAAAGGTAGATTATCCAACTTTGGCAAGCAAAAAAGGTCCAAATACTTTATGTCAATGAATTTGATCTGGAGCAGAAGCCATATCCTcatcaggaaaaaaaaatgaaacacaTTTTAGGCAACAATACATCACAAAGAAATTCAACAGTGGTGAAACATGACCTGTACGCATACATAAAATGCTTTAGGACAATACAATCACCATGAAGACATGGAAGTTTTAGGAAAGATAAAGTTGCCAAGATTTCAGAAAATCTAAACTACAAAGATATGTTTAGAACTGCTGAAACATTTATTCTCATGATAGGGCAAACCAACTATTGAGAATACCTTAACCAATTGCTGATCTGGTTTTACTCCTCGAATCAATCCTGTACCAACAGCTTGGTCGCTTACGGATTGAACAAATCTCCTAACAACAGGAAGGCTAACCTGCCAAGGAAATTGAAAGACATCTGAGATACAGCGGACATTACAATATGATAATTAACAAAGGATATAGAGATGCTTACATCTGCTTCTAGAAGAGCTCTCCTAATGTCTCTCATAGGTTCCACAATATTTTCCTTGGTCAAAACCTCTAAATTGGAAAAAATTCAACTCAGAAGTTAGTTAAGGATAATAAATAGcatgaatttgatttttaacatttCCAACCTTAAGGAACAGCAATAATGTGCAAACAAGCATAGATGGATCATGCGAAAAATCAATCACAACATGAGTGCAGAACAGATCAAAAGAAACTTAAGGCAAAATTTGTTCCGCAATTTTGGTATGGATGAACAAGAGGGTTTTGCAGCCTAAAGCCTACTCCATTCCATGCCATTGGATTTTACTTTGGATATACTTAGAATGATTTTCTGTTAGACTTAGAGAGACCCATTCATATTTCTTCtacctctaattttttttaattccaaCCATATCTTTTATGGCACATCTTTACTTTCTCCAGTCTCAAAGAATCTATTTCATCGTCTGCTCTGGCTCATCACACCATACATCAGAGCTACAAACCATTAGACTCCTCTTGATATCTATTTAACTTGTTGCAAACCTTCTACTTTGGGCAAAGTTTTCAGCTATCCTGTATCAAATCTTGATCATATGTGCATACAGAATTTTTacttataaaaatcaattaCACCATGTGACGTGAGTCATATTGTGCATGTAGCTATGATTTGCAATCGAGAATCCCGCCATGAAACTTCAATACTTCAAGGCGACTTAAAGTTGGAGAATTTCGCTTCTATTATTTACAAGTGGATGTACATGATTACAAGAAGAAATAGAAGAGTGGATTTTTTTTTCCACACATAAACATAGCACACGGTTCTTCATTGACTCGCTATGAAAGGCATAATTTCTTCTTGGGAGTTTTTCCTTAGGCGTGGACTTAAAGTACTTAGTTCATTTGTCTAgagttatattaaataaaaaaactattgaTTATACCATCTTTTGTGAACTCCAACTTTTGAGACCAGCGATTTCAGAAGGGTATTAGAGACGAGAGATCAAAGGTTCAAGATTCCTGGAGCCCAATTCCTTAATATTTCATTAAGTGAGCTTTAGGTGGCCATCAAAGTGCTGACATTCAAATGATCATTAAAACAGAATCAAATCTTGACTCTACCAAGTCTTATTCGCTAGTTTCTCTGGTAGTATTTAAGCCTCTAGCCAATGAAATGTTCGCACTCTCGACTACAATCACTTTTACACTTTTACTATAAAGTACAAAATATCATGTAATTAAGATCTCTAAGAACGCTTCAATATGACAATATGCATATCGAGCATATCATGATCATTAAGCTCAAAAAACTTTTTGTAATCAACAGTTTTTATGAGTCAAGATGGGACATCAAAGTTTCTTGAAaactaaaattcaaaaacaaaaacctTCGCCCTTGAGCTTGTTCCAAGCGGCTTCCAGTCCACTGGTGAGCTGCCCGAAGATTTCTGCTCTCACAATGCAGGGCCGAACTTCCCTTCCAAGATTAACGTCACCCCTTGAATTTATCACTCCCCATACCTCTTTCtgcataaaattgagaaacatgACAACAAGAAACGATAATACAACTTCAACAACAATATATGGAGTCTCGGGACTCACAGTGAATGAGTTCCCAGAGGAAAAGGACAGGAATCGAGCTGAGCCAGTCCACGAAGAACAGTATTTGGGTAATCTGGGGCTGTGTAGGAGCAATTTGGGGATGGAAGGGGAGAAATGGCGGGAAGTAACGGTCGAGAACTGTGAGGAGGCCTCCATTATAGGAGGGGAAGAGAGCTCAGATTTTTATCCGCTTGTGATAGGCTGCTTCACTTTAGTCTACTTTATCTTTGTTCTGGTTCCTCTGTGTCGCGGCCTAGCACAATTACCATACACcctcttttatttatttcttttttattgcttaaatattgaaaaataaatagaataatCATGAATTTGATTTAGATCAAGATATTTGTGAgatatatttcaatttaaatatattttgatttatatttgaGTCAATCGCAATTATGATTGAAATTTcataatttgatattaaatttatttaaaattcacttcaataaaaaaaataaaaaaataatcatagtTTATGGATTGGAATGATCCAtactttaaaattaaatttaaaattatatttttttccaaaaaagatCTACTATCACTATACTTTCCTAAGAATATAGTTTCATAAATATtgattacttaaaaaataattaagtggataataaaaattatttatatgttcATATTATCAGACTAATATTAGCTGCAATTGTGGCTTGAAAAAATTGCTCTTATAACTTGGATCAATTCtctcaaacatattttttaaaatatccaaataaaattaataattactatttttataattttcaacacatattttcaaaataataccAAGCTTGATGTAAAAactaaaatgatcaaaatatAACCAAATTGGTGAAGCTTCAAACtaagataaaaatataaatcaatataaCCAAATACAATAGTTTCGAgtataataatttgtttttataaaaaaaaagttatataaatgatcttttaaatgtttttgtaagatgaacttttttttaatgacgATCTAACTAACGGCCGCTATAGTATGATATATACACTGACTAAATTTTCGGACTTAACAATGCTAGCATTCAATTCACGCTAGACAGGTAAACCGTAATGGGCGTAGATTCATCCAAGAAAGTATTATTGAGAAGAATCGAACATTTGATCTAGTCCACCAACTCGGACACCAATGACGGGAGGTTGCATAGATGATCGGCCTATCTTAGAAGCATTAAAGTAAAAAAATCACATATTATAGATAAAGGAGAGCTTAGCATGAAGCCAACTTGAAAGCAACTCCGAATCAAATGATACTCCAATATAACGTAGTTGTCGCATACACAAAACCaaatcaaatttaaagaaaagaataaatCAAGTGATCAAATCTGCTATCTGAAAATCCCGTCGTTTGTTGAGTTTCACCTCCAGGCCCCCACCTGCTCTGTTTGCGAATTTACATGTACGGTCTCTTTAGAACCAATAACTCGTCCTGGAATGCATTTTCTTGATTCTTTCCTAAAATACCATTTGAATTACTCGACCTCAGTTGAGTCACTGCACTTATGTTAACACCTTCAAGAAAATTGAGACCCTTTTCCTCAGGTAAGATATTCTCAATGGAACTTTGAAATTTATGAGTTCTGTTTACAGTTTTCGAGTCAGCTTGAGGGCAAAAGCTGATAGGGTGATTTGAGGGTGGTTCTTTGGCCTGTAAATCTTTCGGCCTTGGCATGGTTTTATGGCAATCTTCATCTGAAGGCTCGAGCTGGGGCGTTGGAGTTGGAGTTGGACCGACTTCTACTGTATAGTCTTTTCTTACTCTCAAGGTTTTAAGTATGAGAGTTTTGAGAAAATTCATTACCTGGACTGCATACATCAGTGCTGTGAGAGGATCAGACATCTGCACCAAGAAATATTCATCAATCTTCGGACCAAACACATCATTTCTTGTACATTTTCTTCTAGAAAATAATTAATGAGACAAAATGCATTCAGTATAATAATCTTAGGTGGCAAATACGGTTTGCATTATCGAAAACATATGAAAACGATACAAACATGAAGAAACACGAGCCTATGGTGGTGGACTTACTTCAGAACCCAATTTTAACCTGAgatgaaaattaaatatccgATACACACATGGATTTCTAGCCATGAGCATGTATCCAGAAGAGACTTTCCTTTAACATTTGATGCAATTCGGCAATCATGGCTCACCTTTGTCATGTTCGGAGCAAAAACCATAGCGATGTTTCGAGCATTCATTTTGTTCAAATGTTCCATCGTAGCAACATCAGCCATGAGATGTATCGACCAATCAAACAGTGCAGCTTCGGTTGGTGGAAGTTGCCTCACAAGCTGAGTGTACTCATCTTCAGACAGTGCCTGCATTACATGATCCGGAGACAAAGAATCTAATACTCCTGTAGGAAGTTCTCTAAACCAAGCCTGCGATAAACCGACATTTAGAGTCAACATTAATGATCAGTTCATTGTCCGTAGGCACCAACAAAATACATGTGAAGATGTATTGAGATAGAAGTAATGGGAAATCTTTCAAATTAAATCATCTCAGACATAGAACCGTATCTGATTATAGAGTATCTTCCATGACCGAATGCAAAGCAATTAAACTGCCGGATTTAACATGCAACAGTTGTACTGAAGTAGTACCTTGATTAGACCTGCTAAACAATGAACATCAATGTCATCTGGAATTACTCCGTTATTTAGTTGCTCCCTCACATACTCTTCCCGACTATTTTCAGGATTAATTCTGAAGATTCCTTCCATCTGAAAATTAAAGTAAAAGAAATTAGGTGGTCTTAATTTGGATTCATTTATAAAAAACTTGGATCAACATTCTTTTCAGACAATGATGAAGGGATTTCGAAAAAAATTACGGTTGTGTTACCTTAAGGCCGCCTTGTGAATACAAGCGTTGTTGCATCATTAGTAGGATCACAGGCACGCGGTTACCTCTAGAATCGAATGAAAGTTGCATCGACTCCGTGGAAACTCCAAAAACTGTCGTActatttgaaatgaaattttaGTTCATAAACTGGTATAATTTCATGGTGTCTGCTAGAATTACTTGGAATctacataaatttttaatgtAAGAATCCAGGTACTAAAACAGAGTATAACAGATACCATTAGATTTATTTCCATCACCAGGAACATTTTTCTATTATTAAACTAACCTTCAAATCTGCAAATATCTGTTTTCTTCCATTTTACTCATTTATGATGGTTGAggtaattaaaagaaaataattaataccTACTACCATGTATCTTGTTAAAggtcaaatatttttagtacATATACATTCAATGTCAGAATTTGAAGCAACTAAGACATTTCTACATTTAATGCAGAGGATACAATGAAAGAACATGTGAACTTTTTTTCTGCAGATTAGCTCAAGAAGACCAAAGCACCTCAGATGTTTCTTGCCACCCCAATTCCTAAAATCACTCAAAAAACACTTGAAAATAAACGATGATCGTTTCATAAGTTGCTTATGTAACAGAGAATACATGGttctttaataatatttataccTAACACCCCAGGTCAACAAATAAAGAAGGAAAGAAACACTAAACTACAGGGGGGgtgtggggggggggggggggagttATTACCATAAAGTAAATTTAGCATGTCTGACATACAGTTTCTCGGAGCCCAGAACACTAAAATCTTTACACAACCCACcacaacaaatggcaaacataTAATCTAAAAACAATATGCAAACCAAAACGAAGTGCTAACCTGGCACTAGGAGGCCTCCTGGGGACTTCAGGTTCAAATTCAACAGGAAGTCCAAGAAACCCATTGATTGTATCGAACGTGACATGCGCAACATGCTTCACATTTGTAGGCCACCCAATCTCCTTCTCCTCTGCCCCACTTGTAGTACTACTACAACCCACCAAAGATTTCCTAATAACTGTCACTAACACAGCCAAAACAGACACCTGatcctcttcttctcctcctcgTATTAGTGTACAAAGCTTCTCGTTACCTCTGTTTCTTCTGGAAAAACCTATGGCATCACTACTGGCAATGGAACTAGAAGATGAAGGCAGATGGTGTGGGGAATGCATTAGCTCCGTCATGATTCGCTCttttttcaagtttttattttgaaatattggtaATGAATGTTGTGTGAGTTTCAAGATTGGTTTTTTATGGTGTTTGATGGAGGACAAGAACTGGGAGAGTTTGGTGGGAGGCTTAATTCTTGAATTTAGTGCGTGGGGATTGGATTTTTAACGGTGGGTGGGTGGATTGATGCAGAAAATGCTTAGGATCGAACAGATATGGCGCAGATTTTTGACGTTCAAATGAATGGGAATTTTGTTTTGGAGTCTGGTTGAAGGAATTGCTTGCGAATGGTAGTATTTGAACATCATCATGTTTATTTCACCTTCTGCATTGCTATATATCCGACATACTCACACATTGCcgattgtaataataataataacaactagttactatgcacacAGCGGTGCGTGtgtatacaattttttttataattattgagatactaaagtgaaatttgataaattatcgaACCACTAAATTGCTATTTGAattgatgaaatttaaaaaaaattaaaaaaatgatttgttgaaatttaaaaaaaaaattgtaatattgaTATAACATAAGGGCAAAGTTGGAAAAGAAATTTGGTGTCCCATTTTGTCTCTATTAGGCCCAaacttaatatatagtatagataataaAACGTATACGCAATATCTATGCTTCTTatactcattttaaaaatagtaacAAAAtagttaaatattaatttaactacaataataattattcatattttaagcATATATTGGATATTTGATTGTCTTCCAAACGTGTATTGTGATATCTTTGTTTtatgatactcacgggaaatttagggtccgattccggctagtgtcactaatccagacgcaggttttgaaataatcatgagcctgaaatcacaaatgagaccgttagaagggggccaggagggtgtcctggcgtagcccctccgacgctcaagtcagagactgaggatatatgaggggagcagctaagggtgctgctgaaaacaatatagtgaatgctaaatcatacgctcaaacctggtatttataggagaatacctggactgctcatgggcccttcacctgtgggctctagagatgggccggggtttgggcctgatcttgatgggttcatcGCTGGGGTATCACTAGTCTCCCCCTCgcgagtcgaactgaatcgtaggttcaaagttcgattaattgtgctGTTCTCGGGTTATCGGGTGCGAGTTGTGCATTTTCTTCCCACCATCTGTCAGTCTCCAAAAATTTGGAAACAAATCAAGTCGCGATTCTGCAGCTCTCTCCCGCCTACGCTCAACGCGCTTGCTTCATCACCCTGCCCACACCTCGCCCGAGCGCGCACCTCCCTTGCTCGGCCGCCCACGCATCCTACGCCCTCGCCTGCCAGCCGACAGTATCGAAGCCTCGCCTGCTTGCCCACGCCGAGCCCTCGCCGTGCGCGCCTACTCTCCAGCTCGAGACCTTGCCTGCTCGCCCGCGCCGTGTGCCGCGCTCTCCCCTCGCCATGTGCTGTGCTCGCCCCTCGCCCGAGTGCTCGCCCCACGCCGTGTGCTCGCCCACGCCGTGACACGCTCGCCCCTCGCCCTGTGCCGCGCTCGCCCCTCTCTTGCTCGCCCACGCcgtgccgcgcccgagcgctcCCCCACGCCGCGTGCTCGCCCACGCCGTGACATGATCGCCCATCGCTTGCTCGCCCACGCcgtgccgcgcccgagcgctcCCCCACGCCGCCTGCTCGCCCACGCCGTGCCACGCTATCCCGTGCCGTGCCGAGCGCTCCCCCACGCCGTGCCACGCTCGCCCGTGCCGTGCCGTGCCCGCGCCCGAGTGCTGGCATCGCCCATCCTCGTCCAGTACGTTgagaattttgatatattcccTTGCGAAGGGTTGTGTGATTTCTGAAGAGCTTTTGGGGGCGTTGCCCCCAAACCCCCACGTGTGATTTGTGTGTCGATCCCCGTAATTGTCGCAGCGGCAAACATTGTTCGTTAACGACAAacgaaataaaattttctaacaCAGTATGCCTTCGTCGCCCCCATCTTCCAAGTCCTCTACTAAGCTTTTGAAGGGAAATAGTTTCCACTTCCCCGTGCCCTTGACTTCTCTGCCAAAATAGTTCttagcaagaaaaataaaatttcaacatcCTCACCATCTACCTCCTCTACTAGgctatgccttagcaggaaaataaaactcccacctcatcatctcgtaactcctctgctaagcagggccttagcaggaaaataaagattatccaccatcaccctctaactcctctgctaggcgacgcattagcagaaaaataaatattctcc
Proteins encoded:
- the LOC140959525 gene encoding signal recognition particle subunit SRP54, chloroplastic, which gives rise to MEASSQFSTVTSRHFSPSIPKLLLHSPRLPKYCSSWTGSARFLSFSSGNSFTKEVWGVINSRGDVNLGREVRPCIVRAEIFGQLTSGLEAAWNKLKGEEVLTKENIVEPMRDIRRALLEADVSLPVVRRFVQSVSDQAVGTGLIRGVKPDQQLVKIVSDELVQLMGGEVSELVFSKSKPTVILLAGLQGVGKTTVCAKLALYLKKQGKSCMLVAGDVYRPAAIDQLVILGEQVGVPVYAAGTDIKPAEIARLGLQEARKKNVDVIIMDTAGRLQIDKTMMDELKEVKRVLNPTEVLLVVDAMTGQEAAALVTTFNVEIGITGAILTKLDGDSRGGAALSVKEVSGKPIKLVGRGERMEDLEPFYPDRMAGRILGMGDVLSFVEKAQEVMRQEDAEDLQKKIMSAQFDFNDFLKQTRAVARMGSMSRVIGMIPGMGKVTPAQVRDAEKSLIVMESMIEAMTPEERGKPELLAESPVRRKRVAQDSGKTEQQVSQLVAQLFQMRVRMKNLMGVMEGGSLPALSNLEEALKAEQKAPPGTARRKRKSESRRQFVDSSSASSPRGFGAKN
- the LOC140958455 gene encoding rho GTPase-activating protein 5-like encodes the protein MTELMHSPHHLPSSSSSIASSDAIGFSRRNRGNEKLCTLIRGGEEEDQVSVLAVLVTVIRKSLVGCSSTTSGAEEKEIGWPTNVKHVAHVTFDTINGFLGLPVEFEPEVPRRPPSASTTVFGVSTESMQLSFDSRGNRVPVILLMMQQRLYSQGGLKMEGIFRINPENSREEYVREQLNNGVIPDDIDVHCLAGLIKAWFRELPTGVLDSLSPDHVMQALSEDEYTQLVRQLPPTEAALFDWSIHLMADVATMEHLNKMNARNIAMVFAPNMTKMSDPLTALMYAVQVMNFLKTLILKTLRVRKDYTVEVGPTPTPTPQLEPSDEDCHKTMPRPKDLQAKEPPSNHPISFCPQADSKTVNRTHKFQSSIENILPEEKGLNFLEGVNISAVTQLRSSNSNGILGKNQENAFQDELLVLKRPYM